TATTCTGTGAAAAAAGTACAATGGAAAGAAAAGAAgttaatttacatgttttaaataataAGTCGAAAGTGTATTTATGTCATGtatgagccaggttcaacaaaaaatatggaatatgtactctggttgttctacgtcacgaaaATGCATGTCTATATCacaacaacgtgtgtctatgtcacgactgtgtgtctgtgtcacgacaacgtgtgtctatgtcacgactgtgtgtctgtgtcacgacaatgtgtgtctatgtcatgacaatgtgtgtctatgtcattggtactgctgttttcaaaatgagtcaaaacattcaaaattgccattactttccccaatttttctttgatattaccgGCAgcgatataattatgttattctctaatatttgtcttcattcagccagacaatactcatgacctaaggattTTATCACTACTTTTCTAATGACAAGTAGTGaaaaagaccccttaggtcacttgcaTTTTTCCCTGTggcttggctgaacgaagaaaaatattggggaatatctAAAAGTGTAATATCCCTGAACATGTTGTATCTTTTGAGACTCATTTTCTTGTCATTATTACCTGTATAGTCTGTAAAGGACCAAGTGTATATTACTTGTGTCCAGGTCAACTTCTGGAGATCACTGGATGTTACACAAAAAAGTTtctaatattttgatgtttatttgtattacagattgaaatttaaaattaattctTGATGTAAAGTACAAGAGTTActaataatttgatattgtttttatttcagagTGAAAGTAAAATGCTTGATATAAATTGTCGTAATGCCGATGGTTATACTCCTTTGTTGCTGGTCACAAGAGATATTGACCTATTTGAAAAAAGTAAGTTatctgtgtattttattttgaatttatggtcatgtatcaatttgatatttacaaACTGAAAAAGTACCTTGTTTTTGCAAGTTCACgtcatgacatcattatatacatgtgttattgAAATTACCATATTTCCAGAATAGCTCAAATGTTGTGGTTCTGTAACATTGCTGTAACTTTTCACAAACAACACATGTAGTTATAAAAGTTCTTTCAGTGGACTGATTCATATGTTCCTGAAAGCAAGTTTATTACCATTACTTGAGTATTCCTCCAtccccccccatcccccccccctcccactaAACAATCAATATCACATTGTGATTGAACATCAGGTCCCACCCTTCATTAGTGCACAATATacattatgaaaacaaaattgtgacCAAAAATAAACTGGTCAAATTGCTTGAGTTCACATAGcagtaaaataaacatgttgagaaacaaacaaaaattgatcaatGAAACAAAACCTTAAAGTCATATGAAAGTGAAAGAGTACATAAAATAGACTATGAAATCAACAGAACaacccctctcccccccccccctgacaacCAATAACAAAATGTGATTCAGTGCCCTCCACACCTTCAATAGGCCAACCATACAGTGCCTTTAGTATGTGTAAATGAAAGagtatttgaatttgaatgtaaaatCAATGTtaccctcccccctccccccatcaAATATGATAAAGCAATATCAAAACGTGATTCAATCCCTTCCTAGCCCCACCCGTCACTCCCACCCTCCCCATTAGATGACAATGTCACCAATCATACATATCAATGAGAATCTATTTAAACTTGAATAtgaaatgaatgtgacattGCATGTTGGAAATGTCCTTGTAGTGATAATGGTAAGCAAATAGTCATGAATGACAGCATTGATATACAAAACCTGTAATTGTACAAGACTGCCTGACATTGCAATGATTGCATAGAGTAAAGCTGAGATTCAATTCATATGCAAGTCATCCAATGACCTTTCCAACAAACAAAACTTACTTTTGTTAGTGTTCTTATCTTTGTTCTGTGTCTTTGTTCTGTGTCTTTTGTAATTTTCTGTGGATTTCTGTTGTACTTTTGTTGTCCATTGTGTAACGCTAATTTACAGTAAATGCAGCttttaaaattgtcaaaaaaaaaatcgtaatTAGCATTGACCATAGTTAGTACTAATGGGATGTGATACgatgaacaaaataaaaatccaccttgattttagcattttttttttacagtaaattCCAAGGTAAAGACACTTTTCCTGTTTGGAAAGGCTGTTTTCCTGTCTGGAAATTTACTATTATAATATAAAGTGATTATCAACTCTTGTCCAGTATGGCTACATAATTAAAAGCGTACAAAACTAGATTTTAGTCATATCAGCTCTAAGGATTATATGTAACCTGGGTTGCATAATGTATTGtagtttttacatgtaatactgtaataattttgaaaaactgttgatttttttcagtttgGCCAAAATGtggacatgtacatgcaaaacGTTTAATTGgatgtatattgttttatttcagttgGCAAGGCAGTAAAGAACTATAGCCCGTCTGAAGTAGTGTCAATTTTGGTGCAAAACAGAGCGTAAGTATTGTGATGAGTGACCgatttcaatatactagtatgcaaTGTTTGTTTAATAGTTAGAGTATATTTCCATGCCAGGTAATGGATGTCACAACTTTTGGGGGGCAAACATCTGTTATTTTGGTTGGTGCCAAGCCTGTCATTGGGTGTCTGGTATTTGTGACCTTCATGTCTATTAAGGTCACCAGAAAGTCTTGTATGGGGAAAAGTTTTAAGTCTCAAGGACTGgatttgaaatacattttacaaacagtCCAGCTGAAATTAGTTGTAAAGAATCTTGTAGTTCATTTTAATACAGtttcatttgtaatatttgtgtaGCATGACAGCTACCAGGTAGGTACCAATTCCCTACTTCCTTCTCACCCACTATTTAGTGTGATTATTATTGCCATTACAATCTCCATTCTTACCTCTTTCAGTGATGTCATGTCTTCAGATGCAGAGGGTAAATCCTGCATTCACTATGCTTCATCTAGTAAAAGTAAATTATCAGAAAACATGGTGTCTTTCATGTTGAAAGATTGTCAGCTTGTTGGTAAGTTTATAGTTATTTGTGTTCAAATCCAGGAGGTTTCAGTTCAGTTTGTATTGGCTCAGTTTGTAAAGTAATGTAATCTAttagcaaatacatgtatgtatatttcctaTAGttttagtatacatacataaaatgatgGGCATGTTAACTTTGTATGACACCTATTTGAATTGTGGATGAAGGTGAGAGCGCCCTCTCTGGTGAACGATGTAAGATTTTCTAATATGTATGTTACATGTGATTTAACTGATAATTTTGTTGTGGTTTTCTGCAACAGGCCGAacattttacatgaaaaagACAGACAAAATTGTTACCAATTAGAGATGTTTGTTGCAAAACATCATAAAGTGGAAATTCCAAGAAAATTAACAACACTAATACCATGCGTTAGTAACAAGTTTGGTTTTTTATGGTGAATGATGAGATTGAGTATTTTTGACAGTATGTAACTagtgctgtcctgttctacattTATTAAAGGGTAAATGAAATGACATAGAAAGTCAGAATTCAGATTTTAAAACACAGgttcaaataaatgaaacaatcaTACAGCTCCTGGATATATTTTCATCTTGATACGTGAAAGATATTGAAGGCAGTAGTACCAGCTCTCAGGAACATTTTCATTCCAAAACCTTTTATAAACAACTTCATGTTTTTCTTTTCGTAGATGCAAAGGACAAGCGTTCATTTGCTGCAATACATTCTGCATCACAGAGTGGTCAAGCTGGTGTTGTAGTAGCACTTCTTGATAATGGAGCTGATGTGAACTGTAGAGGCTTTGCTGGTGTCACCCCATTACATGTCTCAGTAAGTTCTTTAATCCCAATTTACACATCCAACCAATCAGATTCTACGCAGGGTATATCCATGAAAAATACTGAATTTGAATGACTTGCGTTCACAGGCTATGGTGAGAGACACTTGTCAAATAGACCACCCAGCCTTCTACAGAGGCTACATGTAGATCTTATGATTCCTTGAGTTCAATAGAAATGTGATATTAGTTAGACCAACTAGTGTTCACTTTTAGTTTTGTTCGTTTACAGGCCCAATGTGGACACGACAAAGTAGCTACAACACTTCTAGACCGTGGAGCTGATATCTTGTTAGTTGATGACAGTGGTAATACTGCTGTGGATGTGGCCAAGACAAAGAAAATCAAAACCAAACTAAAAGGTAAGGATAGCAGATTATAATGGAGAAATTATGTGTTTGTGTTATGAATGAAACCCACTCATTTATTTTTTAGAATTATTGTCATCctaccttttttttcttttttttaaaatttaaaaaataaatttcccTACTCTTATTCTTCTTCATCATTAATAGTTCTTATTTGCTGATTTATGCTTACAATAATATTAAAAGCCAGAGTAGGACCACCATTTCTTGTAACACTTTGGGTAAAATTCCGTACATGTATAGAGGTGTAATAATTACTACCTATAAAAAGTTCTTACATTCATGTTTATCATTGCAGTAATGATGACTTGTCAAAAGATGTGAAAGTTGTTGATATACTACAGTCCCAATAAAGTACTAAAGTCGCTGATATTTCGAGTCAAGGCTGAAAGTTTGATTGACAATGTGAATTTCACAACTGACTCTTATATTACAGAGGCCTGGTCAGAAGCCACTCAATCAAGACGAGAGTCGGTGACACTAAGCCCTGTCAAACCTCCATCCAGATTATCCATGTATCAACAGTCCATGGATGAAAACGGTATTCCGTCCCCATCACCAGATGTCTATCATAGGAAGAGAATGTCAGAAGTTCTCTTTGATGGTGATGTAAGTCAATCTATAGTTGCTATGGGAATGCTACTACTCTGATGAAGGGGGTAACAGTTTATCTTTAAGAAGAAAATTTCAAACTTTGTGTAGATGTTGTCGAATATAACTTCAACATGAGAGTTGTAAAGGAACATATTATGGTTGTTATACTGAATAGTGAACACATTATCAGTGCACTAGTGACTTGGGACATGCCTTATATTTGTTGCAATCAAAGAtatgtaaaaaagaaaagaaaaagaattcaGAAGAACAAACTTTCGTAGAatgtataatttttaaaattttacatttacagatgtatttaatttgatcTGTGTGGTCAGTggtaaatattgtaatttcacacacacatatcttgTTTCTGacatattatatcaatattcCGATTTTTTCACAGGATCTTCCACAAGCTGACCATCCAGCATTTAGGAACATATCACCAGGAAGTGAGTATCTGATAATTATCTGTATTAAATATCTAACCAGAACTCGTCAGATAGCAAAGAGTTTAGTAGACTATTAAATTGTTGTGTCATTAAGCTCTTAGTGGCCTTCTCTTGACGTGAGTGGTGGCCAATACTGCAGTATGACATGCTGTATCTTATGGACTAAgagtttaaagtggccatatggatgagagtTTGATATTATCACGACGTCTTACTCTAAAAGTCTATGTGAAACagcattgaccaagtctgtgtttggaacttcaatacattgcaaaaaactgtcaaaatgtgtcaaatgttttgttattgtacgtacaatagcaaATTTTTTTATACAGTTTTTAGTGCTTTGATTTTCAGATTGAAtttaataatttcattctttgttttgaaatttccaACAGAGAAAAAGATGATAAAGAAGTTAACGGATGCTGATAAGGCTATGAGAGCTGAAGCTAGAATGATGCAGGATATTGATAATGGAAAATTTACACCAAGGTATGTAAATATCTCATTTTAGGTGTTTTTTACTGAAagatcacaattttttttagaaatgtatCATTCTACAATTTAAACATGCATATGTAATTAATCCTGTAAATTATTGCTGCGCTTAGAATCTACTGCAAATAGTGGTAGTATGTCTTTAATACTGAAGTTGGTCATTTTTATCTAAAGATGAGCTCGTTTTTTTCTCTGACAAAATCAATCTATCAATTCATTTCTGTTTCCAGGCCAAATCCAAGGAAGTATGGAATGTCCCGTGCTTGCTCCAGATGTGATTCCAGGAATAGTATGGTGATAACACCTCTTCCAATCACACCAGCACCCCCACCAGAATACACTTATCCCCAACAAGGTTCTCCCAAGACTCCAGAAAAGATGCCACCAATCAGTCCATTCTCGTCCCCTAGCTCACCAGAAAAAAATGGTCGAAAACTCCTGTGTGACAAGAAATACAGGGCATTGAATAGGAGCTTTGAAGAAGATGGTGTGAAAAATGGCAAGGCTAGGGCTCATCAAAGACTAGCACAAAGATATTGTAAGTGTCATTAAATTGTGTAATGTTTTGCCTTTATATCATGAGGTGAGGGAGGGGGGTGAGGGTAATACATTTGTTGATACATAGATAACATTTCTGGCTTTACAGTAGTATAATGGGaacagttttgttttttcaaaattttcctttcaaaatgaATAATGTATAAACATGTATTTGAATGTAGGCAATACTGCCATGATAGTGTATACACCAGACTGACCACTGTTATTCTAGGAGGTCAAGTTTGCAATTTGAAATTCTGCTTGTATTGGAAGTAATACACAGTATATGACATATCTAAATTGTGGTATGCTTATCCCAACATCATAAAACATACTATTGTAAGAATTAATATTACCAATTGAGTAATGGACATGTTATCGATATCTTTCCTGTTTTTCTTCCCAGCTGATCCCACCAGGAAGTCTGTACCGGAATACAGTCCTATACCAGTTACAGTGCTTGGATTAGAACTGGATGACAACCTGGAAGAAATAAGGTGAGTTATCTGTACAGTCTGGCAAATAGATTAAAGGCTCAGTTTGGGTAAAGATCTGAAAatagttgtctggtagagctatgaaaataaatgttacttggtccagaacaaaagaataattccTATGACGCCATTGATTACGATAACACTAATGCAGGAATCTTGGATGATTCATGACTGCTATGAATAAGGTTCATACGAGTCTTAAACCCAAAGAGGTTGAAACACTTATTATGGAAAAATcaaccaaatttcaaataatagttaatataatttacaaaaaaacaaactgaaTATCTGAAAAAATGATTATATGTGGTATCAACTGGAATTTTTTCTGTTGATAGTTCATCAATTAGTTGTTTTGTGTTGTCTTTATGTCTTTATATTTGACCTTTGAAAGTGGAAAACTGAAGaataaaaaacaattgttttcattttatttgttagaATCCAGAGAGTTGTCCAGGGACCCATAGGTCACATGGTCGGTGACAAGAAAAAAGGCATGTCCACTTTTTCTGCTAGCCAATCAGATACTGAAGTCAATGCTGGTCATTTTGGCAAGACATACCCTCAGCCAAGAACTGCAAGGTCTTATTCCCATCCCAGTGTCACTGATGTCACAGAGGCCTGTAATAGTTTCTTAAAGAGAGGTGAGTTGACCTTTTAACCAGGAAGAATGTGGCAAGCTGTCGTCAATTTATGATAAATCCACAGAAAACAGTGTTTGAATGGAGTAAGATCAACAAAACCATGTAGTAGTCAGTCTGTTTGCTATCAACACTCTGTTTTTTCATTCTTATGTactattttcatttgtaattgttCATTTACAGTACCGTGTAAGTGGAAATAAAATTTTCAAACATGTCTTGGGACTGGTATTTCGAAAGAGAACTTGAAAATGAATTTCACTTTTGTTTCATATCATGTAATAGATTATGAATTTAGAATGTGTTACATTTGAATGTTGCTTGTAAATAAGTCACTCCTTAGTTCACAGTTTTGAGAATCTTATGTTTGTTGTTATTCTAGGTAAGAGGCTCCCCAAGTCACTGTCTAATGTTGACAACAGTGATGAGATTACAGCACCACCCCCTAAGTTAGCACCTGTGGCACATGAAAATAGATTGAAAATTCCATTTACTATTGAAGAAGGGAAGAGTACATCTCCACTGATCCTAGATTTGGGTAAGCAGTTTTGATGTATGATCAAAATGAGGGGGAGATGGGTGTGTGattaggggggaggggggagacaATGGTTTAGTAAGTCATTTTCACAAATCTTGATTTTTTGTCATAGAAACCAAGGGGTTCAGTGGTCAACgtttaaaagtttttttaagtatagtttttatctatgggatgtttTTGAGCGTGTTTGCGTTCTTTTTCTTtcccgaaataaagtttaataataaaaaaaaaaaaaaaaaaaaaaaaaaaaaaggcgacactcttcttacttacagcgtcgTAAATTTAATGAAACCCCGACCTCAGTGgcaagaggcaagtggtttaggccatttcattattacatgtgtcttgctatgaaatcaaaacattttgatctCACATCCAGTGAACAAAAATCACCTGCTGATGTTCTTTTGTGAAAGTACTTTAGTCAACAAATTTAGACTGAAGTCTGTTTAGGTTATTTCATAAGGACTGCATTGTGTTACTTTTAAAGAATATGCATAATTTGATGATTAACATGACCCCCACATTCAGTTGGTTTGAAGACCTGATGTAAACAAAAGTTTTCATCATTTAAACATTGGGGGCGCTATGATTGCAAGACTTGCCACGTTTGGGAGCTGTGATTTATAATTTTGCTTTGgatatgaaatcataaaaccAGAAGTGATTATACAGGACTGGTTAAAGTTCTCTATATTGGTGATATATTGTCAGACATTACTACCAATTTGTACAGAGCCACCAAACTAACCAAGTTTTTGACTTTTCTTGTTTCCCAACAGATCAAATGCATGTCCGCCTAAGTACAGACAGTCCTTTCAATGGCAGTGCAGTTTATCCTAACTCCAGATCATTGCTTCCACCATCACCACTAATGAGTCAACAAAATGAACAAGTTCACCATGACCCTGTCTACTCTCTCCATGCCGAAGACATAGAAGAAGAGGACGAAGATACCCACAATGCCGTGCAAAGCAATGGCGTATCCCATAATACTTCAGGAAATATTAAACTTGCTGTGCCTGATCCCATGCAGTTgaaaaggtcaaggtcatttcTGGATAGGCCATCAGTGTTTAATATtgaaaggtcaagggtcaatgTTGATCACGACCAACAGGAAGCTCCGCTATCGTCAAGATCTAATGAAAGCAGTAGCTATAGTTCTAGTGTTAGTTCCCTATCAACTCCAAGTCCAAGGACTTCTTTTGACACCACAGATATTGGACCAAATTTGAGAAAATCTGGAGCTCAAATGACTCCTGCTGCCACCATGATCATTGAGAGGCCATACCCCCAGGTACAACAACGCAAACAAACAACTCTTCTGAAAACTATCGTTACTCCAAGAAATGAGAAAAACGAACAATTAAAGAAACCGTCCTCTGCTCTAGGTGTTTTGAATAGAACTTATACAGTACCTAAACCAGGAAATGTACAGGCTGAACAGAGTAGTTCTAAACAAGCAGGTGAAAATGTAAAATCTCAGGGTAGCATTAAACTAGCATCAAGTCAGAACTCACAAAGCACGATGCAATCTTCCATGGACAAGCCAAAACCCGTCAGGCGACCCAGTGACAGTGAGGTCAAAGGACAAAGTAAACCATCTACAGCTGCAGGTTTAAATGAGAGAAATAGAATGTCTTCGCTCTCCACAGAGCAAAAGTCTGCAGGCACAGCGCCCTCTCAGTCAGCAGAGCAGAAATCTGCTGGTAGAGTACCTGTAGTGTCAACAGAGCCAAAGTCGCCAACTAAACCTCAAACCACATTGCAAGGCAAGCCTGCAAACAGTAATGTTGTATCGAGGGATCAGAAAACACCAAGAACTTCTGTCAGTAGTGCAAGCAAAGAAGTCACAAAAAATAATGTGGATACAAAGGCAAATTTGAAAGATGTAAATAAAGTGAGTACTAAGGACTCTCCTCAAAACCAGcaaagaaaggaaattgaggcgAAACAAGAGAAGGCTGAGGCATGTCAAAGTTCATCTACAAAAGTACTGTTTTCAAGGTTGGCTAGTAATGATAATTCCAAAGCAGTGTCACAAACTGCATCACCAAAGACACCAGGGAGAACAGATCAAGCAAAATTCAACACCCCTAGGAATGCCATCTCTGCTGGACCACAAAAACCCCAACCAGTAAAACAGAACATTACTGCAAATACCCCAAGGAATGCCATTTCTGCCGGCTTAAAGAAGACAGAACCTGCAAGACAGGCATCAACAGGAACTCCTGCAAGACAGGCTTCGACAGGAACTAATTCCGGGTCTCCAAGGAAAGATGCTAATCTAGCCAATGGTAAAACATCAGTACCGACAAGCAAATCAGCTGGTGCTGCCCTTGCAAGAATTGGGCCCAATGCAAAGGAGAGTCAGAAACCTGAACAGAAAGGAACACCCATTGGAGCAAAACCTGTGAACGTTAGTGGTAAAACAGGACTGAATAGTAATGTGAAACCTGGTACTGCAAGTCAGCAGCCTTCAGGAAAAGTTACAGTACATGCATCACAGACTATTGCTGAACTGAAACAAAGTGAAGGAAACTTAAGACCAACAGTTAACCCACATACCACTCTTAGCGTTACTGAGCAAACAGATCGTATGAAGATGGATGCAGCTCTTAAGCAACTAGCTGCTAAAGCTCTACCCAAGGAAGTGTTGTCCACATCTAAACAAAATCAGGAAAACAAGTCTGGTGCTAGTGAAAAGAAGTTGATGATTCCTGGAGAGGTGCAGAATAAAGAAAGAAAGGGGAGTGAGAAAGAGAATGATGTCAAAAATAAAGGCATAAATGCTCATAAATCACAGCCTGAACCTACATCAAGACCAACTGAATGGGGTGGGGCAGCAGAAGGGAAGACACAACAGGTGACAAGAGAGGAAACAAAAGCGGTGTCTGCCCCAGAAGCACTGAAGACCGACAAACAGCCACAAACATCAATACAGGGAAAGAGTCAAACGGGCACAACTCCTGGAATGAAAGATCAAGGAGTTGATAAAACAAAGGTACTAAGTTCAAGTTTAGATGTCAAGAAAAGTATTGATGCAGGCAAAGGGACTTCCAAACCTAAAACTGAAGAACTTCTCAGAAAAGCTGCTGAGGCTAAACAGGGTGATGTTCAAAAAGAGACCACAGAACAAACTAGTGTTGAAATCACACCTGTTATCTATGACATGATGGACTCCAAGTACATGCAGAGAGAAGACAACGCTGTCAAAGTTGAGATAAGTAATCAGAGAGTTTTGTCTGCCGGGAAAAGGAATCTGCTCTCCGCTCCACAAAGtacacaaaaaagaataaacaGTGCAAATAAGGATGGAAGAAAGGGTAGCGCTACTTCTAGAAGTGCGGGAAAGAGACCAACAGGAAGTGGGCAAGGTCAAAAACAACCTTCTTCTGCTGGCAAGAAGAAAGGACCAATAAACAAAGTGACTAGCAAACCAGGAAGTGGTGGCAAGGGTAGAGAGAAAAGTGGAAGCAAAGTTGAGAAACCAAAAAGTGCAAAAGGGAGGAATAAATCCAAAACCGGAATCGTTAATAAAGATGTTATCAAGAAGGGAAAGAAAGGGGGTGCTAGTATCATTACCAATGATGAGGCTGATAAGACTGCGTTTATTACGGGTGTTGGGTGGCACATTAAGACAGGGCGTGATGAGATGGATGTTATCATGCATGAAGGGATGTATAGTGATGATTCTTCAGACTCTGACATAGAAGACTACTGCCCACAACATGTCAAAGAAATCATGAGCCCAATCCAAGAAGATTCCCAAAACTTGATGCCAGAAACTATGGATGCCATCAAAGAGTTTGCAGATACACTGAAGAGTAATCATTCTGAAGATGATCATGATACAAAGACAATGTCCatcaatgataaaattatcaGTGAGATCAGAAGAGCTATAGAGACTGAGAGTTCTGATAGATCGCCGAATGTCAGCTGGAAAGTCAAAAGGGAAAGAGGAGATAGCTGCGACTCACAGCAGACTAGTGCTAGCAAATCAAGAAAGGCAGTGGCAAGAAAAGCAGAAGTTAAGAAATCTCAAAAGCGTGTCAATGTGCCAATCATTGAAGCACCAGCAGGTGATGGTAGTAGTGGACTGACACCCAGGATGGGTTTCACGGATGACAGCGACAATGAAGGCAGTTGGATTTCTGAGACTTCCTGCGAGACTAATCCCGATCTGATGAAAGTGTTCTGTGTACCGGATCACTATGAAAGTTCTGAACCTGAGTCTGTGCTAGATGAAGATGTGGAGGACGTCGAGAATATGGAAGATGAGGTGAATTTTGAAAGTGATAGAGAATCAGAGGATGgagaaaataaacaagaaatgatagctgttggaaatgaaaatgttaaagTTGACTCAAAAGCCAAAATAACTCcaaataaaaacactgaatcAAAGCCATCTTCTAGTACTCAGAAAGAACAGAATGCAAAGAAAGTTGGCTCTGAAAAGGCAGGAAATGTTGATGTGAAGGCAAAAGGATTGGAGAAACAGAAATCTCCTCAGAAGCAAATTCCTGAAAAGTCAGTTAGTAAGAATACTAAACCTGAATCTAAACAGCCAAGTTGTGCTCAAAAACAACAAGTCCTTGTAAAACCAGGTGTGAAGGTTGAGACTAAGGCAAACCCAAGGACACAGGTAACCACCAAAAAACCAAGTGAGGATGTGAAAGCTGATGTGGTTGCTAAGAAACCTGAAAAGATTCAGAATGAGACACCAAAAGAAGTTGAAAAGTCTGAAACAAAAGCAGTCATGCCAAAAGAGAGTGCTTCAACAGAGAAAAAGGAGACTGTCAAAGAGGAGAAGCCTCAGAGTCGGAAACCTAGTGATACATCAACAAAAGTAGTACAGAAACCACCACTACCTAAAAAAGAGCCTGCTGAATCAACAGGAGGTACAAAAACTCAGAAAGCAAGTGTGACAAGAAAAGAAAGTGAGAAGAGAATTAGTAGGACTAGTAGTATAGATAAAGGGAATTCAAACCAGAAGAAAGCTGAAGCCGAAAAGAGCGAAAATGTGAACAAGAATGACataggtgatgatgatgtttttGAAGCCACTGGTGACAACACTGAATTGTCTCCTGAACAACTTGCTGCAAAGTTATCGGCTGAAAATGTAGAGAAATTACAGACATTGTTATTAGCACAAACTCAGGAAGGAGGTGACCA
This region of Glandiceps talaboti chromosome 4, keGlaTala1.1, whole genome shotgun sequence genomic DNA includes:
- the LOC144434194 gene encoding LOW QUALITY PROTEIN: uncharacterized protein LOC144434194 (The sequence of the model RefSeq protein was modified relative to this genomic sequence to represent the inferred CDS: substituted 1 base at 1 genomic stop codon) codes for the protein MKTMADDFLQVNKADQPRPGSNRSTSASSASSTGSHRNKELLKSYHDLAAHIFSDGRGVELEQQFIAAARDGDYQKVSEFLQRMSQEVINIDYKDQKTGNTPIIWATKRGHTKIVQLLLKYGADITLRNYDNETALDVASPSIREILLDSVDRTGCTPRHLLQAAWQGNVKVLKRLLSESKMLDINCRNADGYTPLLLVTRDIDLFEKNAKDKRSFAAIHSASQSGQAGVVVALLDNGADVNCRGFAGVTPLHVSAQCGHDKVATTLLDRGADILLVDDSGNTAVDVAKTKKIKTKLKEAWSEATQSRRESVTLSPVKPPSRLSMYQQSMDENGIPSPSPDVYHRKRMSEVLFDGDDLPQADHPAFRNISPGKKKMIKKLTDADKAMRAEARMMQDIDNGKFTPRPNPRKYGMSRACSRCDSRNSMVITPLPITPAPPPEYTYPQQGSPKTPEKMPPISPFSSPSSPEKNGRKLLCDKKYRALNRSFEEDGVKNGKARAHQRLAQRYSDPTRKSVPEYSPIPVTVLGLELDDNLEEIRIQRVVQGPIGHMVGDKKKGMSTFSASQSDTEVNAGHFGKTYPQPRTARSYSHPSVTDVTEACNSFLKRGKRLPKSLSNVDNSDEITAPPPKLAPVAHENRLKIPFTIEEGKSTSPLILDLDQMHVRLSTDSPFNGSAVYPNSRSLLPPSPLMSQQNEQVHHDPVYSLHAEDIEEEDEDTHNAVQSNGVSHNTSGNIKLAVPDPMQLKRSRSFLDRPSVFNIERSRVNVDHDQQEAPLSSRSNESSSYSSSVSSLSTPSPRTSFDTTDIGPNLRKSGAQMTPAATMIIERPYPQVQQRKQTTLLKTIVTPRNEKNEQLKKPSSALGVLNRTYTVPKPGNVQAEQSSSKQAGENVKSQGSIKLASSQNSQSTMQSSMDKPKPVRRPSDSEVKGQSKPSTAAGLNERNRMSSLSTEQKSAGTAPSQSAEQKSAGRVPVVSTEPKSPTKPQTTLQGKPANSNVVSRDQKTPRTSVSSASKEVTKNNVDTKANLKDVNKVSTKDSPQNQQRKEIEAKQEKAEACQSSSTKVLFSRLASNDNSKAVSQTASPKTPGRTDQAKFNTPRNAISAGPQKPQPVKQNITANTPRNAISAGLKKTEPARQASTGTPARQASTGTNSGSPRKDANLANGKTSVPTSKSAGAALARIGPNAKESQKPEQKGTPIGAKPVNVSGKTGLNSNVKPGTASQQPSGKVTVHASQTIAELKQSEGNLRPTVNPHTTLSVTEQTDRMKMDAALKQLAAKALPKEVLSTSKQNQENKSGASEKKLMIPGEVQNKERKGSEKENDVKNKGINAHKSQPEPTSRPTEWGGAAEGKTQQVTREETKAVSAPEALKTDKQPQTSIQGKSQTGTTPGMKDQGVDKTKVLSSSLDVKKSIDAGKGTSKPKTEELLRKAAEAKQGDVQKETTEQTSVEITPVIYDMMDSKYMQREDNAVKVEISNQRVLSAGKRNLLSAPQSTQKRINSANKDGRKGSATSRSAGKRPTGSGQGQKQPSSAGKKKGPINKVTSKPGSGGKGREKSGSKVEKPKSAKGRNKSKTGIVNKDVIKKGKKGGASIITNDEADKTAFITGVGWHIKTGRDEMDVIMHEGMYSDDSSDSDIEDYCPQHVKEIMSPIQEDSQNLMPETMDAIKEFADTLKSNHSEDDHDTKTMSINDKIISEIRRAIETESSDRSPNVSWKVKRERGDSCDSQQTSASKSRKAVARKAEVKKSQKRVNVPIIEAPAGDGSSGLTPRMGFTDDSDNEGSWISETSCETNPDLMKVFCVPDHYESSEPESVLDEDVEDVENMEDEVNFESDRESEDGENKQEMIAVGNENVKVDSKAKITPNKNTESKPSSSTQKEQNAKKVGSEKAGNVDVKAKGLEKQKSPQKQIPEKSVSKNTKPESKQPSCAQKQQVLVKPGVKVETKANPRTQVTTKKPSEDVKADVVAKKPEKIQNETPKEVEKSETKAVMPKESASTEKKETVKEEKPQSRKPSDTSTKVVQKPPLPKKEPAESTGGTKTQKASVTRKESEKRISRTSSIDKGNSNQKKAEAEKSENVNKNDIGDDDVFEATGDNTELSPEQLAAKLSAENVEKLQTLLLAQTQEGGDHSPAVKLQRPSQREFDTMDSLNSLASEFFSQSLKSDATDLSDRTLTESISRPDSRTITSSLGKGRSAASTMRSDVSFTPHGDLDDQLIHWKKGHVLGRGAYGTVYCGLTNTGQLIAVKQVELSVRGKDDAEKQYEKLQEEVDLLKTLNHDNIVGXVKNDHTVNIFMQFVPGGSIAQLLARFGALEEPVFCRYTKQILKGVDYLHGNNVIHRDIKGGNVMLMPTGVIKLIDFGCAKRLCLNLSQSQSRLLKSMRGTPYWMAPEVVMETGHGTKSDIWSIGCTIFEMATRKPPWSEMAPMAAIFAIGSGDKPLPRLPEKFSPEARNFVNACMHRDQDERPTAKDLLGHPFLAKKRETSSISDGQNGKKRDSKDKIEFKEKKS